Proteins encoded together in one Triticum dicoccoides isolate Atlit2015 ecotype Zavitan chromosome 7B, WEW_v2.0, whole genome shotgun sequence window:
- the LOC119340053 gene encoding UDP-glucose:2-hydroxyflavanone C-glucosyltransferase-like, which yields MPVAAVPSSGEQVRGAPAPHLVFVPSAGMGHIQPFCRFITALANMGVEISVVTALPTVTEAEADHFAGLFAAFPAIRRIDFNLLPLDDATVAETDPFFLRWEALRRSAHLLGPLIAGAAPRASAIVTDVTLASHVIPVAKNELQIPCHILFISCTTMLSFLAYFPAYLDSANADHLVGDVDVPGIGRVPVDYPPQLLRDPDSLFTKQFIDNGREIARADGLLVNTFDALEPEVLAALRGGKVVPGFPPVYAVGLLNLMSTTTAARGDKVVEPVHGASPIIGWLGEQPARSVVYVAFGSRIAAALEQIREIGAGLEASGCRFLWVVKTTVVDRQDTAELGDVVGNGFLGRVQGRGLVTKEWVDQEAVLRHPAVGLFISHSGWNSVTESATHGVPILAWPMLGDQRLIATVVRSGGFGLWMEHWTWEKEESIVTGAEIAEKVKEVMGDEAISARVAEVREEAIKAVAPGGSTHRSIQQFLSTLN from the coding sequence ATGCCTGTCGCCGCGGTGCCGAGCTCGGGTGAGCAGGTCAGAGGTGCACCGGCACCGCATTTGGTCTTCGTCCCGAGCGCCGGCATGGGCCACATCCAGCCTTTCTGCCGCTTCATTACCGCCCTCGCCAACATGGGCGTGGAAATCTCAGTCGTGACCGCTCTCCCGACCGTCACGGAGGCGGAGGCCGACCACTTCGCCGGCCTCTTCGCTGCCTTCCCCGCCATCCGACGCATTGACTTCAACCTCCTGCCGTTggacgacgccaccgtcgccgagaCTGACCCCTTCTTCCTACGGTGGGAGGCCCTGCGCCGCTCAGCCCATCTCCTCGGCCCACTCATCGCCGGCGCCGCGCCGCGCGCGTCAGCCATCGTCACGGATGTCACCCTGGCTTCCCACGTCATCCCCGTGGCCAAGAACGAGCTGCAGATTCCATGCCACATACTCTTCATCTCCTGCACAACCATGCTGTCCTTCCTCGCCTACTTCCCCGCCTACCTCGACAGCGCCAACGCGGACCACCTCGTCGGCGACGTCGACGTGCCCGGCATTGGACGCGTCCCGGTGGATTACCCCCCGCAGTTGTTGCGCGACCCCGACAGCCTCTTCACCAAGCAGTTCATTGACAACGGCCGCGAGATCGCCAGAGCAGACGGCCTTCTCGTCAACACGTTCGACGCTTTGGAGCCGGAGGTGCTGGCTGCCCTGCGAGGCGGCAAGGTTGTTCCCGGGTTCCCTCCGGTATACGCAGTCGGCCTCCTCAATCTCATGTCCACGACCACGGCGGCGAGAGGCGATAAGGTGGTAGAGCCGGTACATGGCGCCTCGCCTATTATTGGATGGCTCGGGGAGCAGCCAGCGCGGTCGGTGGTCTACGTCGCCTTCGGCAGCCGTATAGCGGCAGCGCTGGAACAGATCCGTGAGATCGGCGCCGGGCTGGAGGCCAGCGGCTGCCGGTTCCTGTGGGTGGTGAAGACCACGGTGGTGGATCGGCAGGACACGGCAGAGCTGGGCGACGTGGTGGGCAATGGGTTCTTGGGGCGCGTGCAGGGGCGCGGCCTCGTGACCAAGGAGTGGGTGGACCAGGAGGCGGTCCTGAGGCACCCGGCGGTGGGGCTGTTCATAAGCCACTCCGGGTGGAACTCGGTGACAGAGTCGGCCACGCACGGCGTGCCGATCCTGGCATGGCCGATGCTGGGTGACCAGCGCCTGATCGCGACGGTGGTAAGGAGCGGCGGCTTCGGGCTGTGGATGGAGCACTGGACCTGGGAGAAGGAGGAGTCGATCGTGACCGGGGCAGAGAttgcggagaaggtgaaggaggtgaTGGGCGACGAGGCGATTTCGGCAAGGGTGGCGGAGGTCCGCGAGGAGGCCATCAAGGCCGTCGCCCCAGGCGGCTCCACCCATCGCAGCATCCAGCAGTTTCTTTCCACGCTCAACTGA